A genomic window from Williamwhitmania sp. includes:
- a CDS encoding MATE family efflux transporter has protein sequence MKDLTVGKEGKLILNFALPMLVGNVFQQTYNIVDSIIVGKFLGKEALAAVGASFPIIYAIIAMVIGIGSGASVIISQYFGAKDYQSVKKASDTISILLMIAGVVVGIVGVLFSRSLLRLVLLPEELIPQAQLYLSIYLGGMVVFFGFNGISSILRGLGDSKTPLYFLIIATVFNILFDFLFILVFKWGVAGAAIATVVAQGGAFVTAIIYLNKTHTILKYSIKKLSFSWHIFYQSLRIGLPSGIQQTLIAVGIVALNSIVNTFGTNVIAAYSAAGRIDSLAAMPAMNFSAALSSFVGQNLGAGKLDRIRKGLASTLIMSAIVCIFLTLGIVTFGNELMSLFTTDGEVIRIGEQYLIIVSSFYILFSTMFVFSGLLRGAGATLIPMFITVLSLWIFRLPAAIFLSHIIGEQGIWWSIPIGWAMGLLASIVYYLSGKWKNKGVILLDTRVTETKPHLYSE, from the coding sequence ATGAAAGATCTCACCGTAGGCAAAGAGGGTAAGCTAATACTGAATTTTGCCCTCCCCATGCTTGTTGGCAACGTATTCCAACAGACCTACAATATCGTAGATTCGATTATTGTTGGGAAATTTTTGGGCAAGGAGGCATTGGCTGCTGTGGGGGCATCGTTCCCCATTATTTATGCCATTATCGCGATGGTAATTGGCATTGGCAGCGGGGCCAGCGTTATTATTTCGCAATACTTTGGTGCAAAGGACTACCAAAGTGTAAAGAAAGCGTCCGACACCATCAGCATCTTATTAATGATTGCCGGAGTGGTGGTGGGAATTGTTGGCGTTCTATTTAGTAGAAGCTTGCTCCGGTTAGTTTTACTGCCAGAAGAACTCATACCCCAAGCACAACTTTACCTGAGCATCTACCTTGGAGGCATGGTGGTATTTTTTGGTTTTAACGGCATTTCGTCCATCCTCAGAGGTTTAGGCGACTCCAAAACCCCACTCTACTTTCTGATAATTGCTACCGTGTTTAATATCCTATTCGACTTTCTCTTTATTTTGGTATTTAAATGGGGGGTTGCCGGGGCTGCCATAGCAACGGTGGTGGCGCAGGGAGGTGCATTTGTTACAGCCATTATCTACCTCAACAAAACGCATACAATCCTGAAATACTCCATAAAAAAACTCTCCTTTAGCTGGCATATATTCTATCAGAGCCTGCGTATTGGACTACCTTCAGGTATTCAGCAAACATTAATCGCCGTGGGAATTGTAGCCCTCAACAGCATCGTCAACACCTTTGGAACCAACGTTATTGCCGCCTACTCGGCAGCAGGCCGTATTGACTCCCTTGCCGCCATGCCCGCCATGAATTTTTCGGCCGCCCTGTCGAGCTTCGTTGGCCAAAATCTCGGTGCGGGAAAGCTTGACCGTATTCGCAAAGGGCTGGCATCGACCCTCATAATGTCTGCCATCGTTTGTATTTTTCTCACGCTAGGAATAGTTACATTCGGTAACGAGTTGATGAGTCTATTTACAACCGATGGCGAGGTAATACGAATAGGTGAACAATATCTAATTATTGTCAGCTCATTCTACATACTCTTCTCTACAATGTTTGTTTTCAGTGGCCTATTGCGCGGTGCCGGTGCCACGTTAATCCCCATGTTTATAACTGTTTTATCGCTTTGGATTTTCCGATTGCCAGCAGCAATATTTCTCTCACATATAATTGGTGAACAGGGCATTTGGTGGTCTATTCCCATTGGCTGGGCCATGGGGTTGCTTGCCTCAATTGTATACTACCTCTCCGGAAAATGGAAAAACAAAGGGGTTATTTTACTGGACACTAGAGTTACAGAAACCAAACCCCATCTCTATTCAGAATAA
- a CDS encoding tryptophanase — protein MELPFSESYKIKMVEPLRKSTRQEREQWIKEAKYNLFNLRSEQVFIDLLTDSGTGAMSDRQWAAIMMGDESYAGASSFYNLKNAIKNILGFEYFIPTHQGRAAENVLFSALVKEGDFVPGNSHFDTTKGHIEFRKAHAVDCTIDEAGNTELYHPFKGNVDPKKLEKFLSEHSQKVPFVIVTVTNNTAGGQPVSMECLREVKSIATKYGKMVVFDSARFAENAYFIKMREKGYEHKSIKEIVQEMFTYADAMTMSSKKDAIVNMGGFIAMRSQQLHRECSVFNIMFEGFITYGGMSGRDMNALAVGLDEGTEFDYLETRIKQVEYLGNRLQEFGIPFQFPAGGHAIFVDANRVLPNLPKDQYRAQTLAIELYLEAGIRGVEIGTLLADRDPETRENRYPQLELLRLAIPRRVYTNNHIDVVAVALKNVFDRRETITKGLQIIWEAPIMRHFTVEMERTK, from the coding sequence ATGGAACTTCCTTTTTCAGAATCATACAAGATAAAAATGGTTGAACCCCTCCGTAAGAGCACTCGCCAAGAGAGGGAACAATGGATAAAAGAGGCTAAATACAACCTTTTTAATCTCCGTAGCGAACAGGTATTTATCGACCTTCTCACCGACTCCGGAACAGGAGCCATGAGCGACCGTCAGTGGGCAGCCATTATGATGGGCGATGAGAGCTATGCAGGTGCCTCTTCATTTTACAATTTAAAGAATGCCATTAAGAACATTCTTGGCTTCGAATACTTCATTCCAACGCATCAAGGACGTGCGGCCGAGAATGTGCTATTTTCCGCTCTTGTGAAAGAGGGCGACTTTGTGCCAGGCAATTCCCACTTCGACACCACCAAAGGGCACATTGAGTTTAGAAAGGCTCATGCCGTAGACTGCACTATTGACGAAGCAGGCAACACCGAACTTTACCATCCATTCAAGGGCAACGTTGATCCAAAAAAGTTAGAGAAATTCCTTTCCGAGCATAGCCAAAAAGTTCCGTTTGTGATTGTTACGGTCACCAACAACACAGCTGGTGGACAGCCCGTATCGATGGAGTGCCTTCGTGAGGTAAAAAGCATTGCCACTAAGTATGGCAAAATGGTGGTTTTTGACTCTGCTCGCTTTGCAGAAAATGCATACTTCATCAAGATGCGGGAGAAAGGCTATGAACACAAATCGATAAAGGAGATTGTGCAGGAGATGTTCACCTATGCCGATGCTATGACCATGAGTAGTAAGAAGGACGCCATTGTAAACATGGGTGGTTTTATTGCCATGCGAAGCCAACAGCTGCACCGCGAGTGTTCGGTGTTCAACATCATGTTTGAAGGATTTATCACCTACGGAGGAATGTCGGGTCGAGATATGAATGCGCTCGCCGTTGGCCTAGACGAAGGCACGGAGTTTGACTACCTCGAAACACGAATTAAGCAAGTGGAATACCTTGGCAACCGCCTCCAGGAGTTTGGCATACCGTTCCAGTTTCCTGCTGGTGGCCATGCCATTTTTGTGGATGCCAACAGGGTGTTACCCAATCTGCCAAAAGACCAATACCGTGCACAAACACTTGCCATTGAACTTTACCTTGAGGCTGGCATACGTGGTGTGGAGATTGGAACTCTTCTGGCCGACAGAGATCCCGAGACACGGGAAAATCGTTACCCACAGCTCGAACTACTGCGCCTCGCCATTCCGCGCAGGGTATATACCAACAATCACATCGATGTTGTGGCCGTGGCCTTAAAAAATGTTTTCGACAGACGGGAAACCATTACCAAGGGTTTGCAAATTATATGGGAAGCACCCATTATGCGGCATTTTACGGTGGAAATGGAGAGAACAAAATAG
- a CDS encoding ATP-binding protein, with amino-acid sequence MKRTWFLILTFFLTSIYLGKSQSTDSFEKVLAHSSGNKRIELLLKFADSTLNQDPAKSLEYGLKALVVSKHIKSQESEAASLLSMGVSSVKNNSFENGIRYLQRALALYEKLGRNEDIGKVNLVFGTIYSDENNYELSHNFILKAISAYQVSDRSVSLLKAYLQMAMLTLNYGRIKESNKYGQLAYTLALSLYNKRHQGTAELLIKAGITLANSQKGLREYALAGETLQQVYAVSEELRDTLKMVSLLIQKSNLLFAQQNYTQASGPLDTAFALASKPNFVKELARVYASEGDIFFVKKNYAKALERYEKASELFAKEKSYRDLVNTYVLSSRIMNAEGNTKRALQLLNHSLEISKKNNLNQTVSEIYLSLSLVYEKEGKFPQALEFHKLWSEIRDSIYSEQSGDKLARLQMLYEISQKDQENKILRQNSEIQRLQIAHSQFQRLYLILAITAVIFLFLILFLRYRSKMKEVKQQRENEHRITELNKNLERRLVEELRKQEQQQELLAQKSKLESLGTLAAGIAHEINQPLGGISMGLDNIQLKLLEGHLSNDYLNKKIDSLFKHVDRIKKIIEHTRTFSRSQRQVLFGKINVNEVVSNALLMISAQMEEHAIDLEVVLGTIDGFVLGDAYRIEQVVLNLLSNAIHAVEERERADVKGYVKSVKIQTYMEEGVAVVVVWDNGIGIPHEHLDKIFDPFFTTKKEDKGTGLGLSITYGIVKDMLGELWVESKPNEYTRMRVMLPISS; translated from the coding sequence ATGAAGAGAACTTGGTTTTTAATATTAACGTTTTTTCTTACAAGCATCTATCTGGGGAAGTCGCAGTCAACAGACTCCTTTGAGAAGGTGTTGGCTCACTCTTCTGGAAATAAAAGAATTGAGCTACTGCTTAAGTTTGCAGACTCTACACTTAACCAAGACCCGGCTAAAAGTTTAGAGTATGGACTTAAGGCATTGGTTGTTTCTAAGCACATTAAGTCTCAGGAATCCGAAGCGGCATCGCTCCTTAGTATGGGTGTTTCAAGTGTCAAAAATAATTCTTTTGAGAACGGAATCAGGTATTTGCAACGTGCATTGGCACTATATGAAAAACTTGGACGTAATGAAGATATTGGAAAGGTAAACTTGGTGTTTGGCACCATTTATTCCGATGAAAACAACTATGAACTTTCGCACAACTTTATTCTAAAAGCAATTTCTGCCTATCAGGTTAGTGACAGAAGCGTTAGCTTGCTTAAGGCTTACCTTCAAATGGCGATGCTTACCCTCAATTATGGAAGGATAAAGGAGTCGAACAAATATGGCCAGCTGGCCTACACGCTGGCTTTATCGTTATACAATAAGCGTCATCAAGGTACTGCTGAGTTACTGATTAAGGCTGGAATTACGTTGGCCAACTCTCAGAAAGGGCTTAGGGAATATGCGTTGGCAGGGGAAACCCTTCAGCAGGTTTATGCTGTTTCCGAGGAGTTGAGGGATACACTAAAAATGGTGTCGCTGCTAATTCAAAAGAGCAATCTGCTATTTGCGCAGCAAAATTATACACAAGCATCGGGGCCACTTGATACCGCATTTGCACTCGCAAGTAAACCTAATTTTGTTAAGGAGTTGGCTCGTGTGTATGCTAGTGAAGGCGACATCTTCTTCGTAAAAAAGAATTATGCCAAGGCGTTGGAGCGCTATGAAAAGGCTAGCGAACTTTTTGCTAAAGAGAAGAGCTATCGCGATTTAGTTAATACATACGTTCTCTCGTCTAGAATAATGAATGCCGAAGGCAATACTAAGCGTGCGTTACAGCTTCTTAACCATTCCCTTGAAATCTCAAAGAAAAATAATTTAAACCAAACAGTATCCGAGATTTATTTGTCGCTTTCCTTAGTGTACGAGAAGGAGGGGAAGTTTCCCCAAGCACTCGAATTTCATAAGTTGTGGTCTGAAATTCGCGACAGTATTTACAGTGAGCAATCAGGTGACAAGCTCGCTCGCTTGCAAATGCTTTACGAAATCTCTCAGAAGGATCAGGAGAACAAAATTCTCCGACAGAACTCAGAGATTCAGCGGCTGCAGATTGCCCATAGCCAATTCCAGCGACTCTATCTTATTCTAGCCATAACCGCTGTAATTTTTCTCTTCCTTATTCTGTTTCTACGCTATAGGAGTAAGATGAAGGAGGTGAAGCAACAGAGGGAGAATGAGCATCGCATTACTGAGTTGAATAAAAATTTGGAGCGACGGCTGGTGGAGGAACTTCGCAAGCAGGAACAGCAGCAAGAACTTCTGGCGCAAAAATCGAAGTTGGAGTCGCTGGGAACCTTAGCGGCTGGCATTGCGCACGAGATTAACCAGCCACTGGGAGGAATTTCTATGGGCTTGGACAATATTCAGCTGAAGCTACTGGAGGGCCACCTTTCCAACGACTACTTGAATAAGAAAATTGATAGCCTTTTCAAGCATGTTGATCGCATAAAAAAAATTATTGAGCATACCCGCACATTTTCGCGATCGCAAAGGCAGGTTCTCTTTGGCAAGATTAACGTAAATGAGGTGGTGAGCAATGCCCTTCTAATGATTTCCGCACAGATGGAAGAGCATGCAATTGACCTGGAGGTGGTGCTTGGAACCATTGATGGTTTTGTGCTGGGTGATGCATACCGTATTGAACAGGTGGTTCTCAACCTGCTTTCTAATGCCATACATGCAGTGGAGGAGCGGGAGCGAGCCGATGTAAAGGGGTATGTAAAGAGCGTAAAAATTCAAACCTACATGGAGGAAGGTGTTGCAGTGGTGGTAGTGTGGGACAACGGAATCGGAATTCCACATGAACATTTGGATAAAATATTTGATCCCTTCTTCACCACCAAAAAGGAGGACAAGGGAACGGGTTTGGGTCTTTCCATTACCTATGGCATAGTGAAGGATATGCTTGGTGAGCTGTGGGTTGAGTCTAAACCTAATGAGTATACTCGGATGCGGGTAATGTTGCCCATTTCAAGCTGA